One segment of Leuconostoc lactis DNA contains the following:
- a CDS encoding PTS transporter subunit IIC, whose translation MDLTANATPTMAEDAISLTDKKVKPQTFRDVVFDVSTGISNAILAVLGMGLLMASLGNLFHYTPLIQAGLMGQKMLAPALGVGIAIMMRANILTTGAALIAATVGSNAVYFTTTVVPGTHTATGWLANQPAGSLVMTSGQPISAVLAAILAVLVGNWLTGKTPLDMMLVPLAATLAGTFFGLGTAAVTTPFLNWVSESLASTMKVNPFLGAFVVAVVWFLFLMTPASSAALAIAVMLDPLSGGAAMIGTTAGFVVYTAMGWTQNDLGANFAQTIVTPKVQFPNLLKSPLLMFGPAFIAGLSAMVAVGVFHLKVPFAIAGLGLNGFIAPLALASTNPTGLLLLVVFGIVIPVVACMVMYYSLKKMGKTHENDLHLDVV comes from the coding sequence CCCAACAATGGCCGAAGACGCCATATCACTGACCGACAAAAAGGTCAAACCACAGACATTTAGAGACGTGGTGTTTGACGTTTCTACTGGCATTTCTAATGCAATTTTAGCGGTGCTTGGCATGGGCCTCCTGATGGCTTCCTTAGGCAATTTATTCCATTACACACCACTTATCCAAGCCGGCCTGATGGGGCAAAAAATGTTAGCCCCCGCCCTAGGTGTAGGTATTGCCATTATGATGCGCGCCAACATCTTAACGACTGGTGCTGCGCTGATTGCGGCAACAGTCGGCTCAAACGCAGTTTACTTCACGACAACAGTTGTGCCTGGCACCCATACCGCAACTGGTTGGTTAGCCAATCAGCCAGCTGGTTCGTTAGTGATGACATCAGGACAACCCATCTCGGCGGTCCTTGCGGCGATTTTAGCCGTCTTGGTTGGCAACTGGCTAACTGGTAAAACACCACTCGACATGATGCTGGTCCCTTTGGCGGCAACACTAGCTGGTACGTTCTTTGGTCTCGGGACAGCCGCCGTTACAACGCCGTTCTTGAACTGGGTTTCTGAATCACTGGCTTCAACCATGAAAGTGAATCCATTCCTTGGCGCCTTTGTTGTCGCTGTCGTTTGGTTCCTCTTCTTAATGACACCCGCTTCTTCAGCAGCATTGGCCATTGCCGTCATGCTCGATCCGCTTTCCGGTGGCGCTGCCATGATTGGCACCACAGCTGGTTTCGTTGTTTATACGGCCATGGGTTGGACACAAAATGATCTTGGGGCCAATTTTGCCCAAACGATTGTGACACCAAAAGTCCAATTTCCAAACCTATTGAAGAGCCCATTGTTAATGTTTGGCCCCGCCTTTATTGCCGGCTTGTCTGCCATGGTGGCGGTTGGGGTTTTCCATTTGAAAGTGCCATTTGCCATCGCCGGTCTTGGTTTAAACGGCTTCATTGCCCCATTGGCACTGGCTTCAACCAATCCGACGGGCCTCTTATTGTTGGTCGTCTTTGGGATCGTTATCCCAGTGGTTGCCTGCATGGTCATGTATTATAGCCTGAAGAAAATGGGTAAAACGCATGAAAATGATTTACATTTAGATGTTGTTTAA
- a CDS encoding branched-chain amino acid aminotransferase, whose amino-acid sequence MSQKKAQPSDFNWSELGFAYHDLPYRFRAYYKDGKWSEGGLETDSNLPVNEAATGLHYGQNIFEGLKVYRRKDGGANLFRPDRNAKRFQDSAARLMMAPVPEELFLRGLREVTKANQDFIPPYGTGATLYLRPFEFGGGPVVGVHPADNYVFEVYATPVGAYYKGGLTPTAYVTNHYDRAAHGGTGAAKAGGNYGASMIAGHEAHAAGYSDVVYLDPRLHENIEELGSANFFGITKDGRFLTPKSPSILPSVTKYSLLAVAEELGLKAEETTISINDLDQFAEAGAMGTAAVISPVGSITHNGKKHVFYSETEVGPWTQKLYDRLTAIQYGDEKGPEGWAVDVPLD is encoded by the coding sequence ATGTCACAAAAGAAAGCACAACCCTCTGATTTCAACTGGTCTGAACTTGGTTTCGCCTACCATGACCTGCCCTACCGTTTCCGTGCCTACTATAAAGACGGCAAGTGGAGTGAAGGCGGCCTAGAAACCGACTCAAATTTGCCAGTCAATGAAGCAGCCACGGGCCTTCATTATGGCCAAAATATTTTTGAAGGCCTCAAGGTTTATCGGCGTAAAGATGGTGGTGCTAATCTATTCCGCCCTGATCGTAATGCCAAGCGATTCCAAGATTCAGCTGCTCGTTTGATGATGGCCCCCGTACCTGAAGAATTATTCCTCCGTGGATTACGTGAAGTGACCAAGGCAAACCAAGACTTTATTCCACCTTATGGCACAGGTGCGACGCTTTATCTGCGTCCCTTCGAATTCGGTGGTGGCCCAGTGGTTGGGGTGCATCCTGCTGACAATTATGTCTTTGAAGTTTACGCCACACCAGTAGGTGCCTACTATAAGGGTGGTTTAACGCCAACTGCTTATGTGACAAATCATTATGATCGTGCCGCCCATGGCGGCACAGGGGCAGCTAAGGCTGGTGGTAACTACGGTGCTTCTATGATTGCTGGTCATGAAGCGCATGCAGCTGGTTACTCTGATGTGGTCTACCTTGACCCACGTTTGCATGAAAATATTGAAGAACTCGGGTCAGCTAACTTCTTTGGCATTACCAAAGATGGGCGTTTCTTAACACCAAAGTCCCCTTCAATCTTGCCATCAGTTACCAAGTATTCATTGTTGGCTGTGGCTGAAGAACTTGGCCTTAAGGCGGAAGAAACAACGATTTCAATCAATGATTTAGATCAATTTGCAGAAGCTGGTGCCATGGGGACAGCCGCTGTCATCTCACCGGTTGGTTCAATTACACACAACGGTAAAAAGCACGTCTTCTATTCAGAAACAGAAGTTGGACCATGGACGCAAAAGTTGTATGACCGCCTCACAGCGATTCAATATGGCGATGAGAAAGGCCCTGAAGGTTGGGCTGTTGATGTCCCACTTGATTAA
- a CDS encoding YutD family protein has translation MDRDTLKERTLLQQAERKQAYAITREGDEIEIDRLTLELVEDFKSAFDLDMLAVRYTPLLAQYDYIVGDISAEQLRLKGFYRNDKNVANDDKIEALQDYLYEYVNFGAPYFVLENVNPRPLEQEARPKNANRSRRNQRRKSNSEKEKRVTKPPIAHKTAKSNNKKPGKRAFVIKQK, from the coding sequence ATGGATCGCGATACTTTGAAAGAACGGACTTTACTACAACAGGCAGAACGTAAACAGGCGTATGCCATTACCCGAGAAGGGGATGAAATTGAAATTGACCGCTTAACACTTGAACTGGTGGAAGATTTTAAGTCGGCATTCGACCTTGATATGCTTGCGGTGCGTTACACGCCATTGTTGGCGCAATATGACTATATTGTCGGTGATATTTCTGCTGAACAATTACGTTTGAAGGGTTTTTATCGCAATGATAAAAACGTTGCCAATGATGATAAAATTGAAGCCCTACAAGATTATCTTTATGAATATGTGAACTTTGGGGCACCGTACTTTGTGCTAGAAAATGTCAATCCACGACCGCTAGAACAAGAAGCGCGACCTAAAAATGCGAATCGCTCACGCCGCAACCAGCGTCGTAAATCGAATTCAGAAAAGGAAAAGCGGGTTACAAAACCGCCGATTGCTCACAAAACGGCCAAGTCAAATAATAAAAAGCCCGGGAAACGCGCTTTCGTCATTAAACAAAAATAA